DNA from Kitasatospora acidiphila:
AACCGGATGAACTTCCCCAACACCCACCAGCTCAACGTCAGCCACACCAGCTCCGAACTGCTGGCCGGCGCCGACCTGGTGATCGCGCTGGAGGTGCAGGACCTGGTCGGCGCGCTCGGCTCCTTCCTCACCCTCACCGACCAGGGACTGCCCTCCAACGGCGCCGAGCTGGTCACCCTGGGCTTCAACGAGCTGCTGACCAGCAAGTGGGCCGCCGACTACCAGCAGTTCGTGCCGGTGAACCGGGCGATCGCCGCCGACACCGCCGCCTCGCTGGCCGCGCTGAACGCGGTCGCCGCCGACCCTCAGGGCCCGTTCGCCGCACCGGAGTTCACCGAGCGCCGGGAGCAGCGGGTGAAGGCCCTTGCCAACGTGCACACCGAGGCCCGCGCCGCATGGGCGCGGCAGGCCGAGGAGGCGAAGGGGAACGAGCGCATCCACGTCTCCGCAGCCGTCGTCGAGATCCACCGCGCGGTCCGCGACGAGGAGTGGATCCTCACCAACACCGGCAGCCTCACCATCGACGGCTGGGTGAAGAAGCTCTGGCCGCTGGAGCGCCCCGGCAGCTACCTCGGCCTCAACGGCGGCGGCGGGCTCGGCTACGGCCTGGGCGCGTCGGTCGGCGCGGCCCTCGCCCACCAGGGCGACGGCACCCTCTGCGTGGACCTGCAGGCCGACGGCGACCTGCTCTACACGCCGAGCGCCCTGTGGACCCTCGCCGCGTACGACGTGCCGCTGCTGACGATCGTGATGAACAACCGCCTGTACCTCAACTCCACCCAGCACGCCGAGCGGATCGCCGGCAACCGCGACCGGGACACCGCCCGGGCCACCGTCGCCACCAGCTTCTACGACCAGCCGGTCGACTTCACCGGGCTGGCCGAGTCCTACGGGGTGCACGCGCTGCCCCGGGTGGAGCGGATCGAGGACGTCGAGTCGACGGTGCGGGCGGCCGTGGCCCACATCAAGGAGCACGGCAAGCCGGTCCTCGTCGAAATCCTCATGGACTGACCGCCACCCGCGTCGACATCCCCCATCGGCATCCAACTTGGATATCCCCCTCCGGCATCCCCCTTCGACGCCCCAGGAGACCCCCACCATGACGGTGATCTTCGAATGCGAGTACGACGGCGAGCGCCACCTCGGCCTCGGCCTGCCCGCCGACGACGCACCGCTCCACCTGTACCCGCTGGCCGGTGACACCCTGGCCGGCCAACTGCCCCCCGCCGACGGGGACGTGGCGGTCGCGGTCGCCCAACTCACCATGGACCGCGCCTCGGTGACCGTGCCGGCCGCCGAGCGCCACCGGGTGCGGATGCTGCCGCCGCTGCTGCCCGCACACCTCGGCGACGCGCTGGTCAGCGGCTTCATGATGACGCACAACGTGAAGGTCGACGCCGAAGTCCCGGACCAGCCCAACTGGTTCGTCAAGGGCCTCGGCGACGCCCTGAAGGTGCCGGGCGAACCGCTGTCCGTGCCCGCCGACGCCGTCGCGGTCTGCGAGGAGGCCGAGGTCGTCCTGGTCTACGTCGGCGACCGGACCGGTGTGCCGCGCTACGCCGGCTACACCTTCGGCAACGACGTCACCGACATCGGCCGCTTCAAGCAGCACGCCGGACACCTGTCGTACGCCAAGCTGTGCGACGCCGGCGTCTCCCCCTGGCTGCACCTGGACGAGCCGCCGCGCGACGTGACCGGCGAGACCGTCATCGAGCGGGACGGATCACCGGCCTGGAAGAGCCAGTTCCGCACCGGCACCGACGCCCTGCACTACGACCTGCCGACCATGATGGCCCGCCTCTTCGCCTACCGGGCTCTGCACCACCCCGGCCGGGTGCACTACGTCTACCTCGGCGCCGACCGCGGCAGCTTCCACGCCGGCTTCCGGACCACGGACGGCGACCTGGTCACCCTCGACATCGCCAGCCACGGCGTGACGCTGTCCCACCCGCTGGCCTGGACCGAGGAGTCGTCGTCATGACCCTGCTGCGCCGACTCAGCGACATCGAGGCGACGTTCGCCTACACCCACGCCCTGATGCGCGGCACCACCCAGGTCACCACCCAGGTCACGGTGAGCGGCGACCTCGCCCCCGAGCGACTGGAGGCGGCGGCCCGGCGCTGGGCCGACGCGCTGCCGATGCTGTCGCTGCGGATCGAGGAGTTGGCGGGCGAGCTGTGGTTCGCCGGCGGTCCACGGCTCCAGGACGGGCAGCTGCGGCACAGCGAGCTCACCTCCTCGGAATCATCGGGACCGTCGGACTCGGCTGACGAGGTGCTGCGCCGGGAGCTCAACGACGTGCTGGAGACCGGCGGTCCGCTGTGGCGGCTGCACACCGTCCGCGACCGGGCGGCCGACCGGACCCACCTGTACTTCACCCGCAACCACGCCGTCTCGGACGGCCACTCCACCGGCGCGGTGATCCGGGCGCTGCTGGACGAGCTGTTCGGGCCGAGCGGCGAGACCAGCCCGTTCCGGGTGCGGGAGGTGCCGCCCACCGCCGGCGACCTGACCTACCGCCACCCCTCCGGCGCCACCGGGGCCGCACGTCAGACACCCCCTTCGCAGCACCCGTCGCTCCCTTCGCACCCGTCGCACCCGTCGCCGGAGCGGCTGCCGTTCGCGGAGCACCGGCCCTGGGCCGAGCGCGGTGCGGACCTGGTGCCGGTCGCCCTCACCCGCGAGGACAGCCAGGCGCTCAAGTCCTGGTGCCGGGAACACCAGATGACGGTCAATCAGTTCTTCGGAGCAGCACTCGCCGAAGCGTACGCCGAGGCGACCGGCCGCTCCGCGGTCGGCCTGTCGACGGCCGTCTCGCTGCGACGGCGCTACACGTCCGACACCCCGCTGCCGGACGTCGGATGCTTCATCGGCGTGCACACCGTGCCGCTGCGGCTCGACCAGGGCGACTTGGCCGGCCACGCGCGGGCCTACGGGGTCGCGCTGAGCCGCGCCGATGCCGCCTGGCGGCCGCCGGCCCGGGAGCACGCGGCGATCCGCCGGACGGTCGAGGAGACCGCGGCCGCGCGGTCGGCCGCCGCGATCTGCATCACCAACGTCGGGATCGCCGACCCCGCCCTCGGCCCGCACCTCGGCCGGGTCACCGGTTACCGCACGGTGGTCAACCGGACCGGCGCCAACTACGGCGTGGTGCTCCATCTCGGCACGCTGCGCGGCACGTTCGGCCCGGTCCTCGCCTTCGGCGTCCCGGCCGTCGACCGTGCGCTGGTGCGGGCGGTGGCCAAGGGCCTGCACGACCGGGCGGTGCGCCCCGACGCGGCGCACCGGGCCGGCTGACCCACTACTAGGAGGCTTCCCCGTGACGGAGCACCAGGTCGATGAGGCCCGGGAACTGCGCGTCGAACTCGGCCCTGCGCAGCCGGTTGAGGCGCTTGGCGCCGGCGTCGCGCTGCTCGAGGAGTCCGGCGTCGCGCAGCACCGCGAAGTGGCGGCTGAGCGTCGCCTTGGTGACCGGCACGTCGAAGCTGCCGCAGTTGCGCTCCCAGTCGGCGGCGCCCGCCAGCTCCCGCACCAGGCTCTGGCGCACCGGGTCGGCGAGGGCGATCAGCGCGGCCTCCAGGGGCACGTCGGCCGGGTCGGTGTGGACCGGCGGGGTGCGGTGGCTCGCGGCCGCCGGGTCTTCTCTGGTCTGTGCCGTCATGGCTGGTTGCTCCATCCCTGTTCGCGCGGTCCGTAGCGGATCCGCCACTAACGGATTGCAGAGTGTTCGACGATCTGCGTACACTCTTGGAGTGTTCGCCGCTTAGCGAACACTCTACCGGAGACGGCGTCACCTCGCCCGGCTCCCGCACCTCGCACCTCCCGCACCTCCTGCGTTTTCCAGCACCTCTGGCGCCTCCCGCACGTCAAGCACCTCCCCCGCCTGCCTCCGGCAGACATGTCCGGCACCCATCCGGCACGTATGGAAGGAAGACCCGTGCCACAGACCCAAGCTCACAAGAACCGGCCGGGACTGACCCTGTTCGCAGCCTGCCTCGGCTTCGTCGTCGTCATCCTGGACGTCAGCGTCGTGAACGTCGCGACCAAGGCGCTCGGCACCGACTTCGGTGGCAGCCTGTCCGGCCTGGAGTGGGTGATCAACGGCTACACCCTCACCTTCGCCGCCTTCCTGCTGACCGCCGGAGCCATGGGCGACCGCTTCGCCCCCAAGCAGATCTTCATCGCGGGCTTCGCGCTCTTCGCCGCCACCTCGCTGGCCTGCGGCGCCGCCCCCTCGATGGTCGCCCTGATCGCCGCCCGGGTGCTCCAGGGCATCGGCGCCGCGATGATCGTCCCGTCCTCGCTGTCCATCGTGAACAGCAACTTCCCGGAGCCCGCCGCCCGCAGTCGCGCGGTGAGCCTGTGGGCCGCGGCCGGCGGTCTCGCCCTCGCCCTCGGCCCGGTCGTCGGCGGTGTGCTGGTGGACGCGCTCGGCTGGCGCTCGATCTTCTACGTCAACGTTTCGATCGCCATCGTCGGCATCGTGCTGATCCGCGCCTACGCCCGCACCGCGCCCCGTGCCGGCTCCCGCCGCCGCTCGCTCGACCTGCCCGGCCAGCTGCTCGCCGTGATCAGCCTGGGTGCCTTCACCGGCGCCATCGTCGAGGCGAACACCCAGGGCTGGACCTCGACCACCGTGCTGACCTGCCTGATCGTCACCGTCCTCGCCGTCGCCGGCTTCATCACCATCGAGCGCCGCAGCAGCGACCCGATGCTGCCGCTGCAGCTCTTCAGCCGCAGGACCTTCACCGCCACCTCGCTGATCGGTGTGCTGCTCAACTTCGCCTTCTACGGCCTGATCTTCATCTTCAGCCTGTTCTTCCAGGAGACCTGGAAGTACTCCCCGATCATGGCCGGCCTGGCGTTCCTGCCGATGACCGCCGCCGTGATGGCCGCCAACCTGTCCTGCGCCCGGCTGGTCAAGCGGTACGGCGCCCGCGCCGTGCTGATCACCGGCAGCACCCTGGCCACCATCGGCTACCTGGGCATCGTGCCGGTCGTCGGCTCCCGGTCGTACGTCGAGCTGATCGTCCAGTTCCTGGTCGCCGGCTTCGGCATCGGCCTGGTCGTGCCGTCCATGACCAACGCCATGCTCGGCTCGGTCGACCCGACCAACGCCGGCATCGGCTCCGGTGTCCTCAACGCCTCGCGCCAGCTGGGCGGTCTGATCGGCGTCGCAGTGATGGGCCTGCTGGTCGGCTCGGCCGCCTCCAGCCACTTCCTGAGCGGACTGCGCGCCGCCCTGATCGCCGCCGGCATCGCGCTGGCCCTCTGCGGGGTGCTGAGCGCCTACGGCGTGCGCAAGGCGCAGGCTGCGCAGGCGCCGGCCGCCACGCCCCCGCAGGCCGTCCCCACCACCGCCAACGCCCGCTGACGCCAGGCCCGTTGACACCAGCACCCGCTGACGCCAACCGCGTTGAACCCAGCGCCCGCTGACACCAGCCGCGTTGAAACCAGTGCCCGCTGACGACGCCAACCCCCGCTGATCCGCCGCCCTTTGAGGAGCTGCCGCCATGCCCCACCTCGTCCTCGAGTACTCCGGGAACATCCGGGAGGCCATAGACCCGGCCGACGTCCTCGGCAAGCTGCACGCCGCGCTCACCGACGCGGGCGGCTTCCGGCACCAGGACTTCAAGAGCCGCGCCGTCCGGATGGACCGCTACTTCATCGGTGACGGCAGCTACGAGCAGTCCTTCGTCAACCTCGACATCCGGACCTTCGCCGGCAAGTCCGCCGAGGTGCGGGCGGCGGTGAGCGAGGCCGCCTTGGCGGTGCTCATCGAGGCGTTCGCCACCACCCTGCGCGAGACCGCCTGCGACATCTCGGTGCAGATCACCGACCTGGACCGGACCAGCTACGCCCGCTCCCGTTCCGCAGACCACCAGATCCCCCGCGCCGCCTGACATCCGTTCTCTGCAAAGGAGTTGAGATCACCCCATGAACGCCACCACCGCCGTCGACGCATATGCCGGCCAGCGGGTCCTGATCGTCGGCGGCACCTCCGGCGTCGGGCTGGCCACCGCCCGGGGGTTCGCCGCCCAGGGTGCCCGGACCGTCATCGCCTCCCGCAGCCGGCAGAAGGTCGACGCGGCCCTCGCCCAACTCGCCGACCTCCCGGGCACGGTGACCGGCCACACCCTGGACATCCGGTCGGACGGCGACGTCGAGCTGTTCGCGGCCTCCAGCGGCAAGTTCGACCACGTGGTGGTCAGCGCCGCGCAGACCCCGACCGGCCGGGTCGACACGCTGCCGCTCGGCGACGCTTACGGCGCGATGGACAGCAAGTTCTGGGGTGCGTACCGGATCGCCCGCAGCGTCGGCATCCACGCCTCCGGTTCACTCACCCTGGTGTCCGGCTACCTCTCCCAGCGCCCCGGCAAGGCGGCAGCCCTGCAGAGCGCCATCAACGCCGCCCTGGAGGCTCTGGTCCGCGGCCTCGCCCTGGAGTACGCGCCGCTGCGCGTCAACGCCGTCTCCCCCGGCACGCTGGCCACCCCGCTGTGGGACGGCCTGGCGGAGCCGGACCGCGAGCGCCTCTACCAGTCGGTGGCCGAGCGCCTGCCGGTCGGGCGGATCGGGACGGCGGAGGACATCGCGCAGGCGGTGCTGTTCCTGGCGGGCAACGGATACGCGACGGGGACCACGCTGTTCGTGGACGGGGGTGGGCGGATCGCCTGACGCCGCACCACGGGTGTGTCGCCGTGGCCCGGAGCAGCTCCCCCCTGCTCCGGGCCACGGCATGTTGCTTTAGGCGTGAGCTAGTTCAGTCCGAACGTCTGCTGCTGCTCGGACTCCTCGTTGACCTCCAGGCCGTCCGCCGTCGCCGTCAGGTGCGAGCCGTCCGCGAACAGCAGGTCGACGAAGAGGTTGAACCGCCACGTGTCGTCGCCCACCGGATCGACCCGGAGCAGGACGTTGCCGCCCTGGAGGTCGTCCTTGCTGGCGTGGTTGAGGATGCTGAGGTTGTAGGGCCCGTTGTTGGTGTGGTCGTTGAACGCGCCGAAGGTGTCGGAGACGCGCGCGGCCATCTGGCCGTTGCGGTCGCGGACCTCGACCGTGACGTTGGTGTCGTGGTCCTTGTTCTCGTCGTTGGTGTGGAAGGACACGGTGGCTTCGGTCAGGTTCGCCATGGCCGGCTCCTCGGTGGGTGTGTCAACTCCCCGGTAGGTATGTCGGTTTCTGCCCGAACCATTCCCAGGCGAACCGCGAACTCGCAAGCGACCAGAGCACACCGCACACAGCAGCGCACATGAGTCACCGCGCGCCCTCGAACCTCACGGTGCGCCCGCAGTCACCGCCTTGCAGCTGGGGGTGCGGTCACACCACGCGGCCCTCCCGCGGAATCCGCCGTCCGCCATCCGATCGGCGGTCTACGCTACGTACATGCCGCGCTGCCCACTGTGGCCGCTTGAGGAGGACTCCCATGTCATCGCCGTCATCGCCGCAGTCACCCTGTGACCCCGAATACGCTTCCGCCGGCGATGTGAGCGCGGCGCTGATGGTGATCGACTCCCGGCTCAAGGCCATCTACGACGGCAGCACCGAGGCCGACGGCGAACAGCAGAAGATGGTCGACCAGTTCACCGCGTCCTTGGGCCCGGCCGGTTTCGACGAGCTGCTGGACGGCGCGTGCACGCTCATCTACATGTTCATGCACTGGCTGCGGATGGCCTGCGAGGACCACGACGAGGACGTCATCGAGCACGTGGTGCCCGCGCTCGTGGGCACGATGCGCATGATGCCCAGGACCTTCCGCCCCGAGATCATCCCCACCATGGCAGGCATGCTCGTCGCCGCAGGCACCGGCCTGAGCCCCAAGCTGTGGCGCGCGCAGTACGGAGACTGGACCAGCGCCGAGATGAATCCCCTGGAAGCCACCACCGTCCTGCTCGCGGAGCACGTCAACCGAGTCGCCGGCGACGACCGCGACTTCGCCACCCGCCTGATCGCCGAGGCACTGTCCAAGGCCGACCAGGACCGAGCCTGATCTGCGACCTCACTACCCGGGGCGACCTCACTGCCCGGGGCGGCTCCGCTCCCGCTCCCCCTCGCGCCGGAGCACTTCCTCGATCGCCTGCTCGATGAGCCGGGCCCGCTGCGCCGGAGGGCTCCTCTTGACCAGGGCACTCATCCGCTGGGCCTCCTCCGTGCTCGGCAGGATCCCCACCAGGACCAGCGGCAACAGCAGGCGCCGAGCCAGCAGTTCGTTAGCCGAGGTCACCTGCGGCCGGCGCACGACCGACACATTGACCCGAATGGCATGCTCGTTGCCCCACGGGACCCCGGGCCGGTCCGTCTCGATCGCGGCGTAGCGGAAGCCATGCGCCAGATCGCACGCCGAACATCCGACCGGCCCCCGGCTGAACCGCCCACCGCACTCGGAACAGACCAGCCTGTCCAACGCGGCATCCACCACCCGCCAGTCATGCCGCTTGGGCTCCGCCACCACCATCTCGGCGAGGACCTCGGCCTCCTGACTGCTGCTGCCGCCCCACTCGGTCAGAAAGGCGGCCCACTCCCCCTCCACGATGCCG
Protein-coding regions in this window:
- a CDS encoding phthiocerol/phthiodiolone dimycocerosyl transferase family protein, whose product is MTLLRRLSDIEATFAYTHALMRGTTQVTTQVTVSGDLAPERLEAAARRWADALPMLSLRIEELAGELWFAGGPRLQDGQLRHSELTSSESSGPSDSADEVLRRELNDVLETGGPLWRLHTVRDRAADRTHLYFTRNHAVSDGHSTGAVIRALLDELFGPSGETSPFRVREVPPTAGDLTYRHPSGATGAARQTPPSQHPSLPSHPSHPSPERLPFAEHRPWAERGADLVPVALTREDSQALKSWCREHQMTVNQFFGAALAEAYAEATGRSAVGLSTAVSLRRRYTSDTPLPDVGCFIGVHTVPLRLDQGDLAGHARAYGVALSRADAAWRPPAREHAAIRRTVEETAAARSAAAICITNVGIADPALGPHLGRVTGYRTVVNRTGANYGVVLHLGTLRGTFGPVLAFGVPAVDRALVRAVAKGLHDRAVRPDAAHRAG
- a CDS encoding 5-carboxymethyl-2-hydroxymuconate Delta-isomerase, producing the protein MPHLVLEYSGNIREAIDPADVLGKLHAALTDAGGFRHQDFKSRAVRMDRYFIGDGSYEQSFVNLDIRTFAGKSAEVRAAVSEAALAVLIEAFATTLRETACDISVQITDLDRTSYARSRSADHQIPRAA
- a CDS encoding FAH family protein encodes the protein MTVIFECEYDGERHLGLGLPADDAPLHLYPLAGDTLAGQLPPADGDVAVAVAQLTMDRASVTVPAAERHRVRMLPPLLPAHLGDALVSGFMMTHNVKVDAEVPDQPNWFVKGLGDALKVPGEPLSVPADAVAVCEEAEVVLVYVGDRTGVPRYAGYTFGNDVTDIGRFKQHAGHLSYAKLCDAGVSPWLHLDEPPRDVTGETVIERDGSPAWKSQFRTGTDALHYDLPTMMARLFAYRALHHPGRVHYVYLGADRGSFHAGFRTTDGDLVTLDIASHGVTLSHPLAWTEESSS
- a CDS encoding ArsR/SmtB family transcription factor, whose amino-acid sequence is MTAQTREDPAAASHRTPPVHTDPADVPLEAALIALADPVRQSLVRELAGAADWERNCGSFDVPVTKATLSRHFAVLRDAGLLEQRDAGAKRLNRLRRAEFDAQFPGLIDLVLRHGEAS
- a CDS encoding thiamine pyrophosphate-binding protein, which codes for MSTSYFSDLLVEFLNQQGIDKVAFNPGASFRGVHDSLVHEDNAEIAPDIVMACHEEIAVAMAHGYHKASGRHMGVFVHANVGLLHASMAIFNAWCDRVPLFVLGGNGPVDAGKRRPWIDWIHTSQNIESVVKDYVKWCDQPIGQRATVESLYRAFKLMSSPQQAPVFVALDFDVQEQPLEDGVRLLPASSTDPTRLPALGGADLEHLTELIRAAQLPVLVVDFSGRDPETVAPLTALADALGLAVIDRGNRMNFPNTHQLNVSHTSSELLAGADLVIALEVQDLVGALGSFLTLTDQGLPSNGAELVTLGFNELLTSKWAADYQQFVPVNRAIAADTAASLAALNAVAADPQGPFAAPEFTERREQRVKALANVHTEARAAWARQAEEAKGNERIHVSAAVVEIHRAVRDEEWILTNTGSLTIDGWVKKLWPLERPGSYLGLNGGGGLGYGLGASVGAALAHQGDGTLCVDLQADGDLLYTPSALWTLAAYDVPLLTIVMNNRLYLNSTQHAERIAGNRDRDTARATVATSFYDQPVDFTGLAESYGVHALPRVERIEDVESTVRAAVAHIKEHGKPVLVEILMD
- a CDS encoding MFS transporter, which translates into the protein MPQTQAHKNRPGLTLFAACLGFVVVILDVSVVNVATKALGTDFGGSLSGLEWVINGYTLTFAAFLLTAGAMGDRFAPKQIFIAGFALFAATSLACGAAPSMVALIAARVLQGIGAAMIVPSSLSIVNSNFPEPAARSRAVSLWAAAGGLALALGPVVGGVLVDALGWRSIFYVNVSIAIVGIVLIRAYARTAPRAGSRRRSLDLPGQLLAVISLGAFTGAIVEANTQGWTSTTVLTCLIVTVLAVAGFITIERRSSDPMLPLQLFSRRTFTATSLIGVLLNFAFYGLIFIFSLFFQETWKYSPIMAGLAFLPMTAAVMAANLSCARLVKRYGARAVLITGSTLATIGYLGIVPVVGSRSYVELIVQFLVAGFGIGLVVPSMTNAMLGSVDPTNAGIGSGVLNASRQLGGLIGVAVMGLLVGSAASSHFLSGLRAALIAAGIALALCGVLSAYGVRKAQAAQAPAATPPQAVPTTANAR
- a CDS encoding SDR family oxidoreductase, producing MNATTAVDAYAGQRVLIVGGTSGVGLATARGFAAQGARTVIASRSRQKVDAALAQLADLPGTVTGHTLDIRSDGDVELFAASSGKFDHVVVSAAQTPTGRVDTLPLGDAYGAMDSKFWGAYRIARSVGIHASGSLTLVSGYLSQRPGKAAALQSAINAALEALVRGLALEYAPLRVNAVSPGTLATPLWDGLAEPDRERLYQSVAERLPVGRIGTAEDIAQAVLFLAGNGYATGTTLFVDGGGRIA